A window from Hymenobacter volaticus encodes these proteins:
- a CDS encoding ribonuclease Z: protein MEFELKILGSASATPFLDRHQTAQVLTVGNAQYLIDCGEGTQSRLMEYKLRHQRIQTIFISHLHGDHYFGLFGLLGTMHLNGRTEPLQLFGPSGLDEVLTMQFRHSFTQLSFELNFTVVDTTQHALVYEDKHVTVHTLPMRHRIPCCGYLFRELPKRRPLVKEKLPAGLTPAQLTGLTLGEDVFDEAGNVLVHNFEVTTEPKAPRSYAFCSDTLYTESLADLVHGVDLLYHEATFLDEMRDRALTTHHSTARQAGLLARRAQVQRLLIGHFSSRYRDLNPLLAEAQSMFEWTELATEGLTVSV, encoded by the coding sequence ATGGAGTTTGAGCTGAAAATTTTGGGTAGCGCGTCGGCGACGCCTTTTCTCGACCGGCACCAGACGGCGCAGGTACTAACCGTGGGCAACGCGCAGTACTTAATTGACTGCGGCGAAGGCACCCAAAGCCGCCTGATGGAGTACAAGTTGCGCCATCAACGCATCCAAACCATTTTCATTTCTCACCTGCACGGTGACCATTATTTTGGGTTGTTTGGCTTGCTCGGTACCATGCACCTCAACGGCCGCACCGAGCCGCTCCAACTCTTTGGCCCTAGCGGCCTCGATGAAGTGCTGACCATGCAGTTCCGGCATTCGTTCACCCAACTAAGTTTTGAGCTGAATTTTACGGTGGTTGATACCACACAGCACGCTCTGGTTTACGAAGACAAACACGTGACGGTGCACACACTGCCTATGCGGCACCGGATTCCGTGCTGTGGCTATCTGTTTCGGGAATTGCCCAAGCGGCGGCCACTGGTCAAGGAGAAGCTACCAGCGGGCCTCACCCCGGCCCAACTCACGGGCCTTACGCTCGGTGAAGATGTATTCGACGAGGCTGGCAACGTGCTGGTTCACAACTTCGAGGTAACCACCGAGCCCAAGGCGCCTCGCAGTTACGCTTTCTGCTCCGATACTCTCTACACCGAAAGCCTCGCCGACCTAGTACACGGCGTCGATTTGCTTTATCACGAGGCCACGTTCCTGGACGAGATGCGCGACCGGGCCTTAACTACGCATCACTCCACGGCTCGCCAGGCTGGCTTGCTAGCTCGCCGGGCCCAAGTGCAGCGGCTGCTTATCGGCCACTTCTCTAGCCGTTACCGCGACTTAAACCCGCTGTTGGCCGAAGCGCAAAGTATGTTCGAGTGGACTGAATTGGCTACGGAAGGCTTGACGGTGAGCGTGTAA
- a CDS encoding queuosine precursor transporter: protein MFHKKQQLYLVLSGIFIVNALLAEIIGVKIFSVEALMGLPGNLTAGVLIWPVVFVTTDIINEYFGRAGVLRVSYLTVALILFAFIVIYVTTKLPPAAFWLDVNKTDPQGRPFNIDFAYQSIFRQGLGIITGSITAFGIGQVLDATVFQAIRRATKGRYVWLRATGSTLISQLVDSFVVLYVAFYLFGNWTLDQVLNVANTNYWYKFAAAILLTPVLYLAHFLIDRYLGEEATTELQQEATANVSV from the coding sequence ATGTTTCATAAGAAGCAGCAGCTCTACTTGGTTCTCAGCGGCATTTTCATTGTAAATGCGTTACTGGCTGAAATCATTGGAGTGAAGATTTTTTCGGTAGAAGCCCTGATGGGTTTGCCTGGCAACCTTACGGCCGGGGTGCTGATCTGGCCCGTAGTATTTGTCACCACGGACATCATCAACGAGTATTTCGGGCGGGCCGGCGTGTTGCGCGTGAGTTACCTCACAGTGGCCCTAATTCTGTTTGCCTTCATCGTGATTTACGTTACCACCAAGCTGCCACCCGCGGCGTTCTGGCTGGACGTAAACAAAACCGATCCGCAAGGTCGGCCCTTCAACATCGATTTTGCTTATCAAAGCATATTCCGGCAGGGATTGGGTATCATCACCGGCTCCATCACAGCGTTTGGTATTGGGCAGGTACTGGATGCTACCGTGTTTCAAGCCATACGACGCGCTACCAAAGGCCGCTACGTGTGGCTGCGCGCAACCGGCTCCACGCTCATCTCGCAGCTCGTCGACTCGTTTGTGGTGCTGTACGTGGCCTTCTACTTATTTGGCAACTGGACACTTGACCAAGTGCTAAACGTGGCGAACACCAATTACTGGTATAAATTCGCCGCTGCAATCTTGCTTACGCCTGTGCTCTACCTCGCCCATTTCCTGATTGACCGGTATTTAGGCGAAGAGGCTACCACCGAGCTACAGCAAGAGGCCACTGCCAATGTGAGCGTATAA
- the trpS gene encoding tryptophan--tRNA ligase: protein MSRILTGIQSTGRPHLGNLLGAILPAVELSKSAANESLYFIADLHTLTTVRDAELLRQNTYAVAASWLACGFDTEKNLFYRQSDVPQVTELAWYLSCFAPYPMLANAHSFKDKSDRLSDVRAGLFMYPVLMAADILLYNTDVVPVGKDQIQHLEITRDIASAFNNCYGETFVLPKARVDEQLMTVPGIDGQKMSKSYGNIIDIFVDDKALLKTIKGIVSDSTPLEASKNPDTDITFKLYSLLATADEIADMRARYLAGGYGYGHAKQALYEVILRRFATEREQFKFYMNNLPEVDARLAEGARKAQAYGSEVLNKVREKVGYLRR, encoded by the coding sequence ATGTCCCGCATTCTTACCGGCATCCAGAGCACAGGCCGCCCGCACCTTGGCAACCTACTCGGCGCAATCCTTCCGGCCGTAGAGCTGTCGAAAAGTGCAGCCAATGAGTCGTTGTACTTTATTGCTGATTTACACACTCTGACCACCGTGCGCGACGCGGAATTGCTGCGCCAGAACACGTACGCCGTAGCCGCGTCGTGGCTAGCTTGCGGCTTCGATACCGAGAAGAACTTATTCTACCGCCAATCGGATGTACCGCAAGTGACTGAGCTAGCTTGGTATCTCTCGTGCTTTGCGCCCTACCCGATGCTGGCCAATGCACACTCGTTCAAAGACAAGTCGGATAGGCTCTCGGATGTAAGAGCAGGTTTGTTTATGTACCCGGTGTTGATGGCAGCCGATATTCTGCTCTACAACACCGACGTAGTGCCCGTAGGTAAAGACCAGATTCAGCACCTGGAAATTACCCGCGACATTGCCTCCGCCTTCAACAACTGCTACGGCGAAACTTTTGTATTGCCTAAAGCCCGAGTGGATGAGCAGTTGATGACCGTGCCCGGCATTGATGGCCAGAAAATGAGCAAGAGCTACGGCAACATCATCGACATTTTCGTCGACGATAAAGCCTTGCTTAAAACCATCAAAGGCATCGTGTCGGACAGCACTCCGCTTGAAGCCTCTAAGAACCCGGATACCGACATCACCTTCAAGCTATACTCGTTACTCGCTACTGCGGACGAAATCGCCGACATGCGCGCCCGTTACTTGGCCGGCGGCTATGGCTACGGCCATGCCAAACAGGCACTCTACGAGGTAATCTTGCGCCGGTTCGCTACCGAGCGGGAGCAGTTCAAGTTTTACATGAACAACCTACCCGAAGTAGATGCGCGTCTTGCCGAAGGCGCCCGCAAAGCGCAAGCGTACGGCTCAGAAGTGCTGAATAAAGTGCGAGAGAAAGTAGGCTACCTGCGGCGGTAA
- a CDS encoding CaiB/BaiF CoA transferase family protein codes for MNTKLPFQGLFVLELASVLAGPQVGQFFAELGAEVLKVEPPTGDVTRSWRTPAEAQDTTVSAYFSCANWGKQSVVLDLTTAEGLAEVHRLAARADIVLVSYKPGDAEKLAVDYATLAALNSRLIYGHITGYGPASSRAGYDAVLQAETGFMHLNTLPGQEPLKMPVALVDLLAAHQLKEGLLTALYQREKTGNGALVEVSLLNSALASLANQAATYLVTSHDPQPMGSGHPSIVPYGTVYEAADGVRLLLAVGADRQFQHLCSVLARPEWALDARFATNSARVAHRTELEQKLREQIAAVSGATLLQELEQRLVPAGAVRTIGEALSHESARDMLLPPTSDFPHPGLRTVAFQSSGWPTVERLPAPPALL; via the coding sequence GTGAATACTAAGCTACCCTTCCAGGGTCTCTTCGTTCTTGAACTTGCCTCGGTGCTGGCCGGGCCACAGGTGGGGCAATTTTTTGCCGAACTTGGGGCAGAGGTGCTGAAAGTGGAACCGCCCACTGGCGACGTTACTCGCTCTTGGCGCACCCCCGCCGAAGCCCAAGACACCACTGTCTCTGCGTATTTCAGCTGTGCCAATTGGGGCAAGCAATCCGTCGTGCTGGACTTGACTACCGCTGAAGGGCTTGCCGAAGTGCACCGCCTGGCAGCCCGCGCCGACATCGTACTGGTAAGTTACAAGCCCGGCGATGCCGAGAAACTTGCCGTGGACTATGCTACGCTAGCCGCCTTGAATTCGCGTCTGATATATGGCCACATCACCGGCTATGGGCCCGCTTCGTCGCGTGCTGGTTACGATGCGGTGCTACAGGCCGAAACTGGCTTTATGCATCTGAACACCTTACCCGGGCAAGAACCGCTCAAAATGCCCGTAGCCTTGGTAGACTTGCTGGCCGCGCATCAGCTTAAAGAAGGATTGCTCACGGCGCTTTACCAGCGCGAGAAAACAGGCAATGGCGCTTTGGTGGAAGTATCGTTGTTGAACAGCGCATTGGCCTCATTGGCCAATCAAGCTGCCACCTACCTCGTAACGAGCCACGACCCGCAGCCAATGGGCTCGGGCCACCCGAGTATAGTTCCGTACGGCACCGTGTACGAAGCAGCGGATGGGGTGCGGCTGTTGCTGGCTGTTGGCGCCGACCGGCAGTTTCAGCATCTGTGCAGCGTGTTGGCCCGGCCAGAATGGGCCCTGGACGCACGCTTTGCTACCAACAGCGCCCGCGTAGCACACCGCACGGAACTAGAGCAAAAGTTGCGCGAACAAATAGCTGCAGTAAGTGGTGCCACCTTGCTACAAGAGTTAGAGCAACGGCTGGTGCCGGCTGGCGCTGTGCGCACAATAGGGGAGGCCCTGAGCCACGAGTCAGCGCGGGATATGCTGTTGCCGCCAACCAGTGATTTCCCGCACCCTGGACTGCGCACGGTGGCTTTTCAGAGTAGTGGTTGGCCTACAGTTGAGCGGTTGCCTGCGCCTCCTGCATTGCTCTAG
- a CDS encoding class I SAM-dependent methyltransferase translates to MLDRFSAQAELYARYRIDYPPELYEFLLAYTPHRGQAWDCATGNGQVAVVLAEHFQHVHATDISTAQLAQAPVRPNITYQVSPAEHTPLAAASMNLITVGQAVHWFDADAFNQEVRRVARPGATVAEWGYGLVQVHETLDPLIRRFYAETMRPYWDENRWHIDDEYARILFPFEAVQHAQFLVQRQWSAEWFLNYLRTWSSVVKYEKQHGQDPVLLIADQLTQLWGQQQREVRFPVFLRLGRVESL, encoded by the coding sequence ATGCTCGACCGTTTCTCTGCCCAAGCCGAACTATACGCCCGTTACCGCATCGATTATCCGCCGGAGCTGTACGAGTTTCTGCTGGCTTACACCCCGCACCGCGGGCAAGCGTGGGACTGTGCTACGGGCAACGGGCAAGTAGCCGTGGTGCTGGCCGAGCATTTCCAGCACGTGCACGCCACCGACATCAGCACCGCTCAGCTGGCTCAGGCTCCAGTTCGCCCCAATATCACCTACCAGGTGTCTCCTGCCGAACACACGCCCTTAGCAGCCGCTTCCATGAATTTGATAACGGTAGGGCAAGCCGTGCATTGGTTCGACGCCGACGCCTTCAACCAAGAGGTGCGCCGCGTAGCACGACCCGGCGCTACGGTGGCCGAATGGGGCTACGGCTTAGTGCAAGTGCACGAAACCTTGGATCCGCTCATCCGGCGGTTCTACGCCGAAACCATGCGACCGTATTGGGACGAAAACCGATGGCATATCGACGATGAATATGCTCGCATTTTGTTTCCGTTTGAGGCGGTACAGCACGCGCAGTTTCTGGTGCAGCGGCAGTGGTCGGCGGAGTGGTTTCTGAATTACCTGCGCACTTGGTCAAGCGTGGTGAAGTACGAAAAGCAGCACGGCCAGGACCCGGTGCTGCTCATTGCCGACCAACTGACGCAGCTATGGGGCCAGCAGCAGCGGGAAGTACGATTTCCGGTGTTTTTACGGTTGGGCAGGGTGGAAAGTCTGTAG